Proteins from a genomic interval of Danio rerio strain Tuebingen ecotype United States chromosome 4, GRCz12tu, whole genome shotgun sequence:
- the LOC137490821 gene encoding uncharacterized protein has translation MSLMGFDYVFLTICLSFLSVPRGWAVIMCPCGIVYSIKCNLRAESPRDFADMLLSWKHLPDVVIYDFARGLSTHSSLRQPITFTPFEGRLLEPTTENIAKAKSGKLQVILPWLTAKKQSPDPDGHPITGSAEHYFLYDRFHEDNTKDPRDSLRKLRLVPQLAGKVNSQAAEQLFSKLKKNNYFMNMALPSTHVFLMRNIIHHYNVRKNEKRLHDIKKEFNTNIHMNDHSPVVLENPSSTEKCMDMSLVLMLYCTLRTTDSTARKYCDFTNDRCITRHNISPISSVISTNYRKNSL, from the exons ATGTCATTAATGGGATTTGATTATGTTTTCTTAACTATTTGCTTATCTTTTTTGTCTGTTCCAAGAGGTTGGGCTGTCATCATGTGTCCTTGTGGCATAGTTTACAGTATAAAGTGTAATCTGCGAGCAGAAAGTCCACGGGATTTTGCAGATATGCTTCTGTCTTGGAAGCATCTGCCTGATGTTGTTATTTATGACTTTGCCCGTGGACTGTCCACCCACTCAAGTTTGAGGCAACCCATAACTTTCACACCTTTCGAGGGAAGGTTACTCGAACCAACCACTGAAAATATTGCAAAAGCAAAATCAGGAAAATTACAGGTAATTCTGCCATGGCTCACTGCAAAAAAGCAAAGTCCAGATCCGGATGGTCATCCAATAACTGGTTCTGCAGAACACTATTTTCTGTATGACCGCTTTCACGAAGACAACACAAAAGATCCTCGTGATTCACTGAGGAAGCTTCGTCTTGTGCCTCAACTAGCTGGCAAAGTTAACAGTCAGGCTGCAGAACAGCTTTTTTcaaagctaaagaaaaataacTACTTTATGAACATGGCATTGCCATCCACACATGTTTTCCTCATGCGAAACATCATCCACCATTACAATGTCAGAAAAAACGAGAAACGTCTTCATGACATAAAAAAGGAATtcaacacaaacattcacatgAATGACCACAGCCCGGTTGTGTTAG aaAATCCatcctccacagagaaatgcatgGATATGTCACTTG TTTTGATGCTTTATTGTACTCTAAGGACCACTGACAGCACTGCCAGAAAATATTGTGACTTTACAAACGACCGCTGCATCACCAGGCATAACATCAGTCCCATCTCCTCTGTCATcagtaccaattacagaaaaaacagCTTGTGA